One window of Peteryoungia desertarenae genomic DNA carries:
- a CDS encoding GlsB/YeaQ/YmgE family stress response membrane protein — MAGFEVGIIATIFFGGLAGWLAGKFMDMRFGIFMNIVIGIVGAAIAAAIFRTFGVFVEGNWFGYLITSFVGASILLFIAKLVRR; from the coding sequence GTGGCAGGTTTCGAAGTCGGCATCATTGCGACGATATTCTTCGGTGGACTTGCGGGCTGGCTTGCCGGCAAGTTCATGGACATGCGCTTTGGCATCTTCATGAATATCGTCATCGGCATCGTCGGGGCAGCGATCGCAGCCGCAATCTTTCGGACCTTTGGTGTTTTCGTTGAAGGCAATTGGTTCGGCTACCTGATCACCAGCTTTGTCGGTGCCAGCATCCTTCTCTTCATCGCCAAACTCGTCAGACGGTAA
- a CDS encoding pyruvate dehydrogenase complex dihydrolipoamide acetyltransferase, whose translation MPINITMPALSPTMEEGNLAKWLVKEGDKVKSGDVIAEIETDKATMEVEAVDEGIVAKLVVPAGTEAVKVNALIAILAEEGEDVAAAASGGGSSAPKADAAPASKAEAAPAAAATPATAAASAAPAASTGDRVFASPLARRLAKEAGLDLKAVSGSGPKGRVVKSDIEKAVSTGGVKAATPPAAASAAPAPALAKGPSDEAVLKNFADGSYELVPHDGMRKTIAKRLQESKQTIPHFYVSVDCELDALLALRSQLNAAAPEKDGKPAYKLSVNDMVIKALALALRDVPDANVSWTDSAMVKHKHADVGVAVSIPGGLITPIIRKAETKSLSTISNEMKDLGKRAKDRKLKPEEYQGGTTAVSNMGMMGVKSFSAVVNPPHATILAVGAGEERVVVKGGAMKIANVMTVTLSTDHRCVDGALGAELLGAFKRYIENPMGMLV comes from the coding sequence ATGCCGATCAATATCACCATGCCGGCTCTCTCTCCGACCATGGAAGAGGGCAATCTGGCGAAGTGGCTGGTCAAGGAAGGCGACAAGGTCAAGTCCGGCGATGTGATCGCCGAGATCGAAACCGACAAGGCGACCATGGAAGTGGAAGCCGTCGATGAAGGTATCGTGGCCAAGCTCGTCGTTCCCGCCGGCACCGAAGCCGTCAAGGTCAATGCGCTGATCGCGATCCTTGCCGAGGAAGGCGAGGACGTCGCGGCTGCTGCTTCTGGTGGCGGTTCGTCCGCGCCCAAGGCCGATGCCGCTCCTGCGTCCAAGGCTGAAGCAGCACCTGCCGCAGCGGCAACGCCTGCAACGGCAGCCGCTTCGGCAGCGCCCGCGGCATCGACTGGCGACCGCGTCTTCGCATCCCCGCTCGCTCGCCGTCTGGCGAAGGAAGCCGGTCTCGACCTCAAGGCCGTCTCGGGCTCCGGTCCCAAGGGCCGCGTTGTCAAGAGCGACATTGAAAAGGCCGTCAGCACCGGTGGTGTCAAGGCTGCTACGCCGCCTGCTGCAGCAAGTGCTGCTCCGGCACCGGCCCTTGCCAAGGGTCCGTCCGACGAAGCCGTGCTCAAGAACTTCGCCGATGGCTCCTACGAGCTCGTGCCGCATGACGGCATGCGCAAGACGATTGCCAAGCGCCTGCAGGAATCGAAGCAGACCATCCCGCATTTCTACGTCTCCGTGGATTGCGAACTCGATGCACTCTTGGCACTGCGTTCACAGCTCAACGCAGCCGCGCCTGAAAAGGACGGCAAGCCGGCCTACAAGCTCTCCGTCAACGACATGGTGATCAAGGCTCTGGCCCTCGCGCTGCGCGACGTGCCGGATGCCAATGTCTCCTGGACGGACAGTGCCATGGTCAAGCACAAGCATGCCGATGTCGGTGTTGCCGTGTCGATCCCCGGCGGCCTGATCACCCCGATCATCCGCAAGGCCGAGACCAAGAGCCTGTCCACCATCTCCAACGAGATGAAGGATCTCGGCAAGCGCGCCAAGGACCGCAAGCTGAAGCCCGAGGAATATCAGGGCGGCACGACCGCCGTATCCAACATGGGCATGATGGGCGTGAAGAGCTTCTCGGCGGTCGTGAACCCGCCTCATGCCACGATCCTCGCGGTCGGTGCCGGCGAAGAGCGGGTCGTGGTCAAGGGCGGTGCGATGAAGATCGCCAATGTCATGACCGTGACGCTCTCCACCGACCACCGCTGCGTCGATGGCGCGCTCGGAGCCGAACTGCTCGGGGCCTTCAAGCGCTACATCGAAAATCCGATGGGCATGCTGGTTTGA
- a CDS encoding type II toxin-antitoxin system RatA family toxin, with protein MPQFETRRIVKHSPARMYELVADVERYPEFLPLCEGLNVRSRRERDGKELLLADMTVGYKAIRETFTTQVLLNRADLAIDVKYIEGPFRYLDNRWRFVDTVDGNCAVEFFIDYEFKNRILGALMGSMFDRAFRMFAEAFEARADKVYAGV; from the coding sequence ATGCCACAATTTGAAACGCGCCGTATCGTCAAGCACTCGCCCGCCCGGATGTATGAACTCGTGGCAGATGTCGAGCGCTATCCTGAATTCCTGCCGCTTTGCGAAGGTCTCAATGTGAGATCGCGCCGTGAAAGAGATGGCAAGGAACTTTTGCTCGCCGACATGACAGTGGGTTACAAGGCCATTCGCGAGACCTTCACGACCCAGGTCCTCTTGAACAGGGCGGATCTTGCAATCGATGTGAAATATATCGAGGGCCCGTTTCGTTATCTGGACAATCGCTGGCGGTTCGTCGACACCGTCGATGGCAACTGCGCAGTCGAGTTCTTCATCGACTACGAGTTCAAGAACCGCATCCTCGGTGCCCTGATGGGGTCCATGTTCGATCGTGCGTTTCGCATGTTCGCCGAAGCCTTCGAAGCGCGGGCAGACAAGGTTTACGCCGGCGTCTGA
- a CDS encoding AAA family ATPase encodes MTISIDRAAAIEQLRHARRIMVVGCAGSGKSTLSMRLSESLDLPYLSMDREIFWLPGWQLRPRAEALERMKAFAQRDRWIFDGNSPGSMSIRLDRADMVIWMRPPRPVSVYGILSGWLRHRGTIRPGMPEGCPEKMDWPFFRYVWTFEREEAPQFEYAFSKARADLPILTLRSFSEARQLAEGLENGQLEVDSC; translated from the coding sequence GTGACCATTTCTATTGACCGAGCAGCGGCCATTGAACAGCTGCGACACGCCAGACGCATCATGGTCGTGGGATGCGCCGGCAGCGGCAAGTCGACATTGTCGATGCGGCTGAGCGAGTCCCTTGATCTTCCTTATCTGTCGATGGATCGGGAGATCTTCTGGCTGCCGGGGTGGCAGCTGCGGCCACGAGCAGAAGCCCTTGAGCGCATGAAGGCCTTTGCGCAGCGTGATCGCTGGATCTTCGACGGTAACAGCCCCGGTAGCATGTCCATCCGACTTGACCGCGCAGACATGGTCATCTGGATGCGTCCTCCTCGTCCTGTGTCAGTCTACGGTATCCTGTCGGGCTGGCTGCGCCATCGCGGAACGATACGACCGGGGATGCCGGAAGGCTGCCCGGAGAAGATGGACTGGCCCTTCTTCCGCTACGTTTGGACCTTTGAGCGCGAAGAAGCGCCACAGTTCGAGTATGCTTTTTCAAAGGCACGCGCGGATCTGCCAATTTTGACATTGCGATCCTTTTCGGAGGCGCGGCAATTGGCAGAAGGGCTGGAGAATGGTCAGCTTGAGGTCGACAGTTGCTGA
- the lpdA gene encoding dihydrolipoyl dehydrogenase has translation MSNAYDVIIIGSGPGGYVTAIRAAQLGLKTAIVEREHLGGICLNWGCIPTKALLRSAEILDHANHAKSYGLTLNGTMTADVKDVVARSRGVSARLNGGVAFLMKKNKIDVIWGEAKLSKPGEVVVGNMSKPVVEPQNPVPKGVKGEGTYTAKHIIVATGARPRALPGIEPDGKLIWTYFEAMKPDFMPKSLVVMGSGAIGIEFASFYRSMGVDVTVVELMANIMPVEDAEISAFARKQLEKRGLKIITEAKVSKVEKGANSITAHVETKDGKVQQITADRLISAVGVQGNIENLGLEALGVKTDRGCIVIDGYGKTNVPGLYAIGDVAGPPMLAHKAEHEGVICIEKIAGVPGVHPMDKAKIPGCTYCNPQVASVGLTEAKAKEQGRDIRVGRYNFNANGKAIALGEDQGMIKTIFDKKTGELLGAHMVGAEVTELIQGFVVAMNLETTEEELMHTIFPHPTLSEMMKESVLDAYGRVLNA, from the coding sequence ATGTCGAATGCCTATGACGTCATCATTATTGGTTCTGGCCCCGGTGGTTATGTAACCGCCATTCGTGCTGCCCAGTTGGGGCTCAAGACGGCAATCGTCGAACGCGAGCATCTGGGCGGCATCTGCCTCAACTGGGGCTGTATCCCGACAAAAGCGCTGCTGCGCTCCGCCGAGATTCTGGATCACGCCAACCATGCGAAGTCTTACGGGTTGACGCTGAACGGCACGATGACCGCCGACGTCAAGGACGTGGTTGCCCGTTCGCGCGGCGTTTCGGCCCGCCTGAACGGCGGCGTCGCCTTCCTGATGAAGAAAAACAAGATCGACGTCATCTGGGGCGAAGCCAAGCTCTCGAAGCCCGGCGAAGTGGTCGTCGGCAATATGTCGAAGCCCGTTGTCGAGCCGCAGAACCCGGTTCCGAAGGGCGTCAAGGGCGAGGGCACCTACACCGCCAAGCACATCATTGTCGCAACGGGTGCGCGTCCGCGCGCTCTTCCTGGCATCGAGCCGGATGGCAAGTTGATCTGGACCTATTTCGAAGCGATGAAGCCGGACTTCATGCCGAAGTCACTGGTCGTCATGGGCTCGGGCGCCATCGGCATCGAATTCGCCTCCTTCTACCGCTCGATGGGCGTGGATGTCACCGTCGTCGAACTGATGGCGAACATTATGCCGGTTGAAGACGCAGAGATTTCGGCCTTTGCCCGCAAGCAGCTGGAAAAGCGCGGCTTGAAGATCATCACCGAAGCCAAGGTCTCGAAGGTGGAGAAGGGTGCAAACTCCATCACCGCCCATGTCGAGACCAAGGACGGCAAGGTCCAGCAGATCACCGCTGACCGCCTGATCTCCGCCGTGGGCGTCCAGGGCAATATCGAGAACCTCGGTCTTGAAGCCCTCGGCGTGAAGACGGATCGCGGCTGCATTGTCATCGACGGCTACGGCAAGACCAATGTGCCGGGCCTCTACGCGATCGGCGACGTTGCCGGCCCGCCGATGCTCGCCCACAAGGCCGAGCATGAGGGCGTCATCTGCATCGAGAAGATTGCCGGTGTGCCGGGCGTTCACCCGATGGACAAGGCCAAGATCCCGGGCTGCACCTATTGCAATCCGCAGGTCGCCTCGGTCGGTCTGACGGAAGCCAAGGCGAAAGAGCAGGGCCGGGATATCCGCGTTGGCCGTTATAACTTCAATGCCAATGGCAAGGCGATCGCGCTCGGCGAAGACCAGGGCATGATCAAGACAATCTTCGACAAGAAGACCGGGGAACTGCTTGGTGCGCATATGGTTGGCGCGGAAGTCACTGAGCTCATCCAGGGCTTCGTTGTCGCGATGAACCTTGAGACCACGGAAGAAGAGCTGATGCACACGATCTTCCCGCATCCGACCCTGTCGGAAATGATGAAGGAAAGCGTGCTGGACGCCTATGGCCGGGTGCTCAACGCCTAA
- the dusB gene encoding tRNA dihydrouridine synthase DusB, translating to MTSVALDTPFQIGTVRVRNRVVLAPMSGVTDLPFRQLAFRFGAGLVVTEMVASRELVHNAAESWSRLKGAGLNPHMVQLAGRDPHWMAEAAKIAEANGADIIDINMGCPAKKVIGGYAGSALMREPDHALSIIEATVKAVSVPVTVKMRLGWDHSSLNAPELAARAESVGVQLITVHGRTRMQFYEGSADWDAIADVRNAITVPLVANGDVDTSDDATEIIRRSGADAVMVGRSSQGRPWHAGALAGAAPPRREDLPSLIVEHYEMMLAHYGREVGLRHARKHLGWYLDRHAPETPPGLKAEIMTTKDPAFVTRAMKQALGSTQTSKREAA from the coding sequence TTGACTTCAGTCGCGTTAGATACGCCATTTCAGATTGGCACGGTCAGGGTCCGTAACCGTGTGGTGCTGGCTCCGATGTCTGGCGTAACCGATCTGCCCTTCCGGCAGCTGGCATTTCGCTTTGGTGCTGGCCTTGTTGTAACCGAAATGGTCGCAAGTCGTGAGCTCGTTCACAATGCCGCAGAATCCTGGAGCAGGCTGAAGGGAGCGGGGTTGAATCCGCACATGGTTCAGCTCGCGGGTCGTGATCCACATTGGATGGCGGAGGCGGCAAAGATTGCTGAAGCCAATGGTGCGGACATTATCGACATCAATATGGGCTGCCCTGCGAAGAAGGTCATCGGCGGATATGCCGGTTCGGCCTTGATGCGCGAGCCCGATCACGCACTTTCCATCATCGAGGCGACCGTAAAGGCAGTGTCTGTACCGGTGACCGTGAAGATGCGGCTTGGCTGGGACCATTCGTCTCTGAATGCACCGGAACTTGCAGCTCGCGCGGAGTCTGTCGGAGTGCAGTTGATCACTGTCCATGGTCGCACCCGCATGCAGTTTTACGAAGGCAGCGCTGATTGGGATGCGATTGCAGATGTGCGTAATGCCATCACAGTGCCGCTGGTCGCAAATGGTGATGTGGATACCTCTGACGACGCCACAGAAATAATCAGGCGTTCCGGTGCCGACGCCGTGATGGTTGGTCGGTCCTCCCAGGGGCGGCCGTGGCATGCAGGTGCTCTGGCCGGAGCTGCGCCTCCGCGGCGTGAGGATTTGCCGTCGCTGATCGTGGAGCATTACGAAATGATGCTGGCGCATTATGGGCGCGAAGTGGGGCTGCGCCACGCCCGCAAGCATCTCGGCTGGTATCTCGATCGCCATGCGCCCGAGACGCCCCCCGGACTAAAAGCGGAAATCATGACTACCAAGGATCCGGCCTTTGTCACACGTGCCATGAAACAGGCGCTTGGCAGCACTCAAACCAGCAAACGGGAGGCCGCATGA
- a CDS encoding two-component system sensor histidine kinase NtrB, with translation MTANSSGNGLAMAVLNAIQNPVVMVDQNGHIAFANWEAEAFFGASASHLARYRISTFIPFGSPLLSLIDQVRERRAPVNEYRVDLSSPRLGQEKLVDLYVAPVLSQPGSVVVVFQERSMADKIDRQLTHRAAARSVTGLASMLAHEIKNPLSGIRGAAQLLETAVTDEDRALTRLICDETDRIVSLVDRMEVFSDERPVDRAPVNIHSVLDQVKAVAKAGFARNIRVTESYDPSLPPVFANRDQLVQVFLNLVKNAAEAIGDRTDGEIQLTTAYRPGIRLSVAGSREKISLPLEFCVHDNGPGVPTDLLPHLFDPFITTKTNGSGLGLALVAKIIGGHGGIIECDSQASRTTFRVLMPMSKDTALEDTPLANPTGTN, from the coding sequence ATGACGGCAAATAGCAGCGGCAATGGCCTAGCGATGGCCGTTCTGAATGCGATACAAAATCCCGTGGTCATGGTGGATCAAAACGGCCACATCGCTTTCGCAAACTGGGAGGCTGAAGCGTTTTTCGGAGCCAGCGCCAGTCATCTCGCACGCTATCGTATCTCGACCTTCATTCCATTCGGCAGCCCTCTTTTGTCATTGATCGATCAGGTCCGCGAGCGCCGCGCGCCTGTGAACGAGTATCGGGTGGACCTCAGTTCCCCGCGTCTTGGGCAGGAAAAACTGGTCGATCTTTATGTTGCGCCGGTTTTGTCCCAACCGGGCAGTGTCGTTGTCGTCTTTCAGGAACGGTCGATGGCGGACAAGATCGATCGCCAATTGACCCACCGGGCTGCGGCTCGTTCGGTTACTGGCCTCGCGTCGATGCTTGCGCATGAAATCAAGAATCCACTCTCGGGCATTCGCGGCGCAGCGCAGCTTCTTGAGACGGCGGTAACCGATGAAGACCGCGCCTTGACCCGGCTGATCTGTGACGAGACCGACCGTATCGTCTCGCTTGTTGATCGCATGGAAGTCTTCTCGGACGAGCGTCCGGTTGATCGCGCGCCGGTGAACATCCATTCGGTTCTGGACCAGGTGAAGGCCGTTGCCAAGGCCGGCTTCGCTCGCAACATTCGCGTCACCGAGAGTTACGATCCGTCGCTGCCCCCGGTCTTTGCCAATCGGGACCAGCTGGTGCAGGTCTTCCTGAACCTGGTGAAAAATGCCGCCGAGGCGATCGGAGATCGGACGGATGGTGAAATTCAGCTTACGACCGCCTATCGACCGGGGATCCGTCTTTCGGTTGCCGGATCACGGGAAAAGATATCGCTTCCCCTGGAATTCTGCGTCCACGATAACGGACCCGGCGTGCCGACTGACCTCCTGCCACACCTTTTTGACCCCTTCATCACGACCAAGACCAACGGTTCCGGCCTCGGACTTGCGCTGGTGGCAAAGATAATCGGCGGTCATGGCGGCATCATCGAATGTGACAGCCAGGCAAGCCGAACCACGTTTCGCGTCCTCATGCCGATGTCCAAGGATACGGCCCTTGAGGATACGCCTCTCGCCAACCCCACAGGAACGAACTGA
- a CDS encoding CinA family protein, with the protein MGLYPADIEAQAASIIATYRKRGWMITTAESCTGGLISGALTEIAGSSSVVDRGFVTYTNQAKMDLIGVSANTVETFGAVSKETALQMAHGALMRSDAQVAVAVTGIAGPGGGSAEKPVGLVHLALATRHGTVDHREMRYGDPGRDEVRLATIRTALDMLLKVAQTPA; encoded by the coding sequence ATGGGGCTGTATCCGGCAGATATCGAGGCGCAGGCTGCGTCAATCATCGCCACCTACCGCAAGCGTGGATGGATGATCACGACGGCGGAATCCTGCACCGGCGGGCTGATTTCGGGCGCCCTCACCGAAATTGCCGGGTCCTCGTCCGTCGTTGACCGTGGCTTCGTGACCTATACGAACCAAGCAAAGATGGACCTGATCGGCGTTTCAGCCAACACAGTTGAAACCTTTGGTGCTGTCTCCAAAGAAACAGCGTTGCAGATGGCGCACGGGGCTCTGATGCGATCAGATGCGCAAGTCGCCGTAGCCGTTACGGGGATTGCCGGTCCCGGCGGTGGATCGGCCGAAAAACCGGTTGGGCTGGTACACCTGGCTCTTGCGACCCGCCATGGCACCGTTGATCATCGAGAGATGCGCTATGGGGATCCGGGGCGTGATGAGGTTCGGCTCGCCACGATCAGAACGGCTCTCGACATGCTCCTCAAGGTGGCTCAGACGCCGGCGTAA
- the lipA gene encoding lipoyl synthase: protein MVTILDRINNNAAPAGEKRVRHPEKAHKPDTEVLRKPEWIRVKAPTSKGYHETRELVRSHKLVTVCEEAGCPNIGECWDKKHATFMIMGEICTRACAFCNVATGKPNPLDLDEPANVAKAVRQMGLSHVVITSVDRDDLADGGAEHFEKVIWAIREASPETTIEILTPDFLKKPGALERVVAAKPDVFNHNMETVPGNYLTVRPGARYFHSVRLLQRVKELDPTMFTKSGIMVGLGEERNEVLQLMDDLRSADVDFLTIGQYLQPTRKHHKVERFVTPEEFKSYEDIAYSKGFLMVSSSPLTRSSHHAGDDFARLKAAREKKLAAAI from the coding sequence ATGGTCACCATCCTCGACAGGATCAACAACAATGCCGCGCCTGCCGGCGAGAAGCGTGTGCGCCATCCGGAAAAGGCCCACAAGCCGGACACGGAAGTGCTGCGCAAGCCGGAATGGATCCGCGTCAAGGCACCGACCTCCAAGGGCTATCACGAGACACGGGAGCTCGTGCGCTCGCACAAGCTGGTGACGGTCTGCGAGGAAGCCGGCTGCCCGAATATCGGCGAGTGCTGGGACAAGAAGCACGCGACCTTCATGATCATGGGCGAGATCTGTACCCGCGCTTGCGCTTTCTGCAATGTCGCGACCGGCAAGCCGAACCCGCTTGATCTCGATGAGCCCGCAAACGTCGCCAAGGCTGTTCGCCAGATGGGCCTCTCCCATGTCGTCATCACCTCTGTCGACCGCGACGATCTTGCCGACGGTGGCGCCGAGCATTTCGAGAAGGTGATCTGGGCCATCCGCGAGGCATCACCGGAAACCACGATCGAAATCCTGACGCCGGACTTCCTGAAGAAGCCTGGCGCGCTTGAGCGCGTCGTGGCCGCGAAGCCCGACGTCTTCAACCACAATATGGAAACCGTGCCCGGCAACTATCTGACGGTACGCCCAGGCGCGCGTTACTTCCACTCCGTCCGCCTTTTGCAGCGGGTGAAGGAACTCGATCCGACCATGTTCACCAAGTCGGGCATCATGGTCGGCCTCGGCGAGGAGCGGAATGAAGTCCTGCAGCTGATGGACGACCTGCGCTCTGCCGACGTCGATTTCCTGACGATTGGTCAGTATCTCCAGCCGACCCGCAAGCACCACAAGGTCGAGCGCTTCGTCACGCCGGAAGAGTTCAAGTCCTATGAGGATATCGCTTACTCCAAGGGCTTTCTCATGGTCTCTTCGAGCCCGCTGACGCGCTCGTCGCATCACGCAGGCGATGACTTTGCGCGGCTAAAGGCGGCGCGAGAGAAAAAGCTCGCGGCAGCAATCTGA
- a CDS encoding SGNH/GDSL hydrolase family protein: MKSILAYGDSLTWGYDPVHLGRHAYEDRWTSVLQKALGHGVRVIAEGLNGRTTAYDDHLGDCERNGVKLLPTVLATHKPIDLVIIMLGTNDLKRGIQGTAIGATSGVKRLVKLIQKHDWGFEFESPEILIVAPPPVRETANSMFGPMFNHSVDEGAMLASMYRDAADEAGCAFFDAGSVAETTPLDGIHLDADNTRAIGRGLEPVVRMLLGL, encoded by the coding sequence ATGAAATCCATTCTCGCTTATGGCGATAGTCTGACATGGGGATACGACCCGGTGCATCTCGGTCGGCATGCCTATGAGGACCGCTGGACGAGTGTCCTGCAGAAGGCGCTTGGCCATGGGGTCCGGGTGATCGCCGAAGGTCTGAACGGCCGCACCACCGCCTATGACGACCATCTGGGTGATTGTGAGCGCAATGGCGTGAAGCTGCTGCCCACAGTGCTGGCGACCCACAAGCCGATTGATCTCGTGATCATCATGCTGGGGACCAACGACCTCAAGCGTGGCATCCAGGGAACGGCAATCGGCGCGACCAGCGGCGTCAAGCGGCTGGTCAAGCTCATCCAGAAGCATGACTGGGGGTTTGAGTTCGAAAGCCCCGAGATACTGATTGTGGCACCACCACCGGTCCGCGAAACAGCCAATTCGATGTTTGGGCCAATGTTCAATCATTCGGTTGACGAAGGGGCCATGCTCGCCAGCATGTATCGCGATGCTGCAGACGAGGCAGGATGCGCCTTTTTTGATGCGGGCTCTGTCGCCGAAACAACGCCGCTTGATGGGATTCATCTCGATGCGGACAATACTCGAGCCATCGGACGCGGCCTTGAGCCCGTCGTCCGGATGCTGCTCGGACTTTAG
- a CDS encoding YdcH family protein translates to MSNTPHELATEFPEHVALMRHLKETDGHFARLAEAYHEVNRAVHRAETDIEPADDFHIVELRKKRMQLKDEIYGMLVHHEPEAETPVV, encoded by the coding sequence ATGTCGAACACACCGCACGAACTGGCAACCGAGTTTCCTGAGCATGTGGCGCTGATGCGTCATCTGAAGGAAACGGATGGTCACTTCGCACGATTGGCCGAGGCCTATCATGAGGTGAACAGGGCAGTACACCGGGCCGAAACAGATATTGAGCCTGCAGACGATTTCCACATTGTGGAGCTTCGCAAGAAGCGGATGCAGCTCAAGGATGAAATCTACGGGATGCTGGTTCATCATGAACCGGAGGCTGAAACGCCGGTCGTCTGA
- a CDS encoding bifunctional 2-C-methyl-D-erythritol 4-phosphate cytidylyltransferase/2-C-methyl-D-erythritol 2,4-cyclodiphosphate synthase has translation MEQERDRRIGVVVVAAGRGERAGGTVDGPKQYRQIGGHAVLWHTIKAFLDWPHTGPIIVVIHPDDEDLYRLMAAQLPGSHDIAVTFGAPTRQLSVLQGLRSLAGKGVSHVLIQDGVRPFIDRALLDRVRDGFMTGHSALLPALPVTDTIKRFSSDGRVVTTVPRDDLCAAQTPQAFKYEAIFRAHEAAATSGLNGFTDDASIAEWAGIPVQVIEGSADNVKLTTRKDIAMADEKLGGSLPDVRTGNGYDVHQLIPGDGVTLCGIFIPHDQKLMGHSDADVALHALTDALLATCGAGDIGDHFPPSDPQWKGAPSRIFLEHAAKIIRQNGGTIMNVDVSLIAEAPKVGPHREAMRQKLSDILGISLERCSVKATTNEKIGFVGRREGIAAIATASVVFRRAS, from the coding sequence ATGGAGCAAGAGCGGGATCGCAGAATCGGCGTCGTAGTTGTGGCAGCAGGTCGCGGCGAGCGGGCCGGAGGGACAGTTGACGGTCCAAAGCAGTATCGGCAGATTGGAGGTCACGCAGTCCTCTGGCACACCATAAAGGCTTTTTTGGACTGGCCACATACCGGACCGATCATTGTGGTCATTCATCCGGACGATGAGGATCTGTACCGTCTGATGGCGGCACAACTGCCTGGCAGCCACGATATTGCCGTCACGTTCGGGGCACCGACACGACAGCTCTCGGTTCTCCAGGGTCTGCGATCTCTTGCAGGGAAAGGCGTGAGCCACGTCCTGATACAGGACGGTGTGCGACCATTCATCGACCGGGCACTGCTAGACCGCGTTCGAGATGGTTTCATGACCGGCCATTCTGCACTCCTGCCTGCTCTACCCGTGACTGACACCATCAAGCGCTTCTCCAGCGACGGACGGGTTGTCACGACCGTCCCGCGGGATGATTTATGCGCCGCGCAAACGCCGCAGGCCTTTAAATATGAGGCGATTTTTAGGGCGCATGAGGCAGCGGCAACAAGTGGCTTGAATGGCTTTACAGATGACGCATCGATCGCCGAATGGGCCGGCATTCCCGTTCAGGTCATCGAGGGATCCGCAGACAACGTCAAACTCACAACACGCAAGGATATCGCGATGGCCGATGAGAAATTGGGCGGGAGCCTGCCTGATGTCAGAACCGGGAATGGTTATGACGTTCATCAGCTGATACCGGGCGATGGAGTTACACTCTGCGGCATTTTCATCCCCCATGACCAGAAACTGATGGGGCACTCGGATGCCGATGTGGCGCTGCATGCCCTGACCGATGCCCTGCTGGCGACCTGTGGCGCCGGCGATATCGGTGATCACTTCCCGCCCTCCGATCCGCAATGGAAAGGCGCGCCCTCGCGCATCTTCCTCGAACACGCGGCAAAGATCATCCGCCAAAATGGCGGAACCATCATGAATGTCGATGTCTCGCTGATTGCCGAGGCGCCGAAAGTTGGTCCGCACCGTGAGGCCATGCGGCAAAAGCTTTCCGATATCCTCGGCATTTCACTTGAGCGATGCTCGGTCAAGGCGACAACCAACGAGAAGATCGGCTTTGTCGGTCGGCGCGAAGGCATTGCGGCCATCGCCACCGCCAGCGTCGTCTTCCGGAGAGCAAGTTGA